In the genome of Amaranthus tricolor cultivar Red isolate AtriRed21 chromosome 15, ASM2621246v1, whole genome shotgun sequence, one region contains:
- the LOC130801145 gene encoding uncharacterized protein LOC130801145, with translation MDKWWEFPRWSYDYQKGADEYIEKAFATRSQGNQISCPCCMCYHRYWYGRNDVKDHIICNGFVPRSDEFSGFGKMGDETELEAHDEPLNMNDGIQEMFNVTLREGPNDEAMKFLSLIEEGQQELYPGCKKFSRLAFTIRLYIYKCDHKLSNVTFSALLALFKKVLPDDSVLPTSLNEAKKVLKVLGLDYKKIDACPNDCMLYWEEHATATSCHVCRASRWKSKENDHTEYTSEKEHKIPAKILRYFPLKKRLQRLYMCAETTNYMKWHANGRGKDGLRLLQHPVDGEAWKNVDKLYPKFAQDPRNVRLALATDGFNPFNSMSIVHSTWPVILVNYNLPPWMATKSEFLILSLLIPGPLSPGKDIDIYLQPLIKDLNDLWEFSLETYDASTNTRFDMQVALASTISDFPAYAMVSGWRTKGKTACPYCHYEIDSVWLPYSHKYCYMCHRKFLDTDHPWRFNKRIFNGNIDERIAPVPLTGIEIEEFLCDFPNHYGKKQPKMKQAEDDPNP, from the coding sequence ATGGATAAGTGGTGGGAATTTCCTAGATGGAGTTATGATTATCAAAAAGGAGCGGATGAATACATTGAAAAAGCTTTTGCTACAAGGTCCCAAGGAAATCAAATTAGTTGCCCATGTTGTATGTGTTATCATCGATATTGGTATGGTCGAAATGACGTGAAAGATCATATCATTTGCAATGGTTTTGTACCAAGAAGTGATGAATTTTCTGGGTTTGGGAAGATGGGTGATGAAACAGAATTAGAGGCACATGACGAACCATTGAACATGAATGATGGTATACAAGAAATGTTTAATGTTACTTTGAGAGAAGGGCCAAATGATGAGGCAATGAAGTTTCTTAGTCTAATAGAAGAAGGCCAACAAGAATTATATCCTGGTTGCAAAAAATTCTCTAGACTTGCGTTTACAATTCGCCTTTATATATACAAGTGTGATCATAAGTTGAGTAATGTTACATTTTCTGCTTTGCTAGCATTGTTTAAGAAAGTTCTACCCGATGATTCTGTATTGCCAACATCGTTGAATGAGGCAAAAAAAGTGTTGAAAGTTTTAGGtttagattataaaaaaatcgaTGCGTGCCCTAATGACTGCATGCTATATTGGGAGGAGCATGCAACTGCAACAAGTTGTCATGTTTGCAGGGCCTCAAGGTGGAAATCGAAGGAAAATGATCACACTGAATATACCTCAGAAAAGGAACATAAAATTCCAGCAAAAATTCTAAGATACTTTCCACTTAAGAAAAGGTTGCAAAGGTTATATATGTGTGCCGAAACTACTAATTACATGAAATGGCATGCAAATGGTCGAGGAAAAGATGGACTTAGACTTTTGCAACATCCGGTGGACGGTGAAGCTTGGAAGAACGTTGACAAATTGTATCCAaaatttgctcaagatcctCGTAATGTGAGGCTTGCATTAGCCACAGATGggtttaacccatttaattcaatgagcattgtgcaTAGTACATGGCCAGTAATTTTGGTCAACTATAACTTGCCTCCATGGATGGCCACAAAGTCAGAGTTTCTAATTTTGTCATTACTTATTCCCGGCCCATTGTCTCCTGGAAAAGATATTGATATCTACTTGCAACCACTTATCAAAGATCTTAATGATTTGTGGGAGTTTAGCCTAGAAACATATGATGCGTCAACAAATACAAGGTTTGACATGCAAGTAGCTTTGGCGTCTACTATTAGCGATTTTCCTGCTTATGCAATGGTATCTGGTTGGAGAACAAAAGGTAAAACAGCTTGCCCATATTGTCATTATGAAATTGATTCAGTGTGGTTACCATATAGCCACAAGTATTGCTACATGTGTCATCGCAAATTTTTGGATACTGATCACCCGTGGCGTTTTAATAAAAGAATCTTCAATGGAAACATTGATGAACGAATTGCACCCGTGCCTTTGACGGGAATTGAGATTGAGGAATTTCTTTGTGATTTTCCAAATCATTATGGAAAAAAGCAACCTAAGATGAAACAAGCAGAGGATGATCCTAATCCGTGA